A genome region from Octopus sinensis linkage group LG26, ASM634580v1, whole genome shotgun sequence includes the following:
- the LOC115224853 gene encoding protein FAM83G-like, producing the protein MTTSTAMSENLLQNQYESVFVLANEGLEAFYTYLETNNIPLFLSDEEEKYFQDQGSISASERLQFILKTSRIHQWTGQSGIKLQAQIGGVDVDEGAGDGDGDVRVSQLIGDGNRVGDSSDGQVRDKQTEDKEAGDDGDAVVPQSNSSSDDKQEDTTDSRFNPYAFVPGSSPHRIPPTLPKTEVCVLFQPPLFDSLPHIHDVILDTIRQARFSIKISMFLFTDIFIYNALCEAASNALVTVDILLDATQVDKFLEMLGKNGLIIPERVNICQNSGTGPYQRKTGATMGIAHEKFLICDESTAIIGSYNYTWSAAHINRENVIIIQEANHPIIKSLIDEFTRLQESCILIG; encoded by the exons atgacaacatcaacagcaatgtcGGAGAACCTGCTGCAGAACCAGTACGAATCGGTTTTCGTTTTGGCAAACGAAGGTTTGGAAGCCTTCTACACATATTTAGAAACGAACAATATTCCTTTATTCCTGAGCGACGAGGAAGAGAAATATTTCCAAGATCAGGGAAGTATCTCAGCCAGTGAACGACTACAGTTCATCTTAAAAACCAGTCGAATTCATCAATGGACAGGTCAGTCTGGAATTAAGCTTCAAGCTCAAATTGGTGGCGTTGATGTCGACGAGGGTGCtggcgatggtgatggcgatgttagGGTGTCTCAACTTATAGGCGATGGAAATAGAGTTGGAGATAGTAGCGATGGACAGGTTCGGGACAAGCAGACGGAAGACAAAGAGGCTGGCGACGACGGTGATGCGGTGGTACCCCAATCGAATTCAAGCAGCGATGACAAGCAAGAAGATACGACGGATAGCCGTTTCAATCCGTACGCATTTGTGCCAGGTTCCAGTCCGCATCGGATACCCCCAACGTTGCCCAAGACTGAAGTTTGTGTGTTGTTTCAGCCACCCCTATTTGACTCTTTGCCCCACATTCACGATGTCATCTTAGATACCATTCGCCAAGCCAGATTCTCTATCAAAATCTCCATGTTCCTTTTCACTGACATCTTCATATATAACGCCCTGTGTGAGGCAGCATCGAATGCCCTGGTCACGGTCGATATACTCCTGGACGCCACACAG GTGGACAAATTTTTGGAGATGCTGGGTAAGAACGGTCTGATCATACCAGAAAGGGTGAACATCTGTCAGAACAGTGGTACAGGACCGTACCAGAGAAAAACCGGCGCAACAATGGGCATCGCCCATGAAAAGTTCCTTATTTGTGATGAAAGCACCGCCATTATCGGATCCTACAACTACACCTGGTCAGCTGCTCATATCAACCGtgaaaatgtcatcatcattcaaGAAGCCAATCACCCCATCATCAAGTCGCTAATTGATGAATTCACCCGATTGCAAGAATCGTGTATCCTCAtcggttga